The Aerococcaceae bacterium DSM 111021 region TAGGGAAACCAACGTATTTCTCAACATAAGCCGAATTATCTTCAGTTAAAAACGTTTCAACCTTCTCGCGTAAGAAGTCAGAGCCACCAATCATATTCTCGCACGCGATAATATCAATCCCTTCGGTAATATTTGCCGCTTGACGCGCTTGAATCCCTTGAGCGATCAATTCTGCGATATATGGTAAAACATTGGGTCCGATAGCTGTTGTTACTAGATTCGCTGAAGCGATCGCTTCGACGACTGCTTCAGGTTCTGTTCCGTTATTCAACCCATCAACGTTATCAATGTGAATTGTTTCTCCATCTTTGGCTGCGTATGCTATATCATACTCTTTACGCTCTTTTAAGGCATTGATGATTGATTCATTAATATCAACAAAATCAATGTGAAAACCATTTTTTGATAAGATTTCTCCGATAAAACCGCGGCCAATATTTCCTGCTCCAAAATGAACTGCTTTCATTAAACTTCTTCCTCCTCAAACATGGCGATAATTTCTTCAGCTGTATTAGCATTCGCAAGGCGAACAACATTTTCAACATCTGAACAGAATACGGCAATTTTAGATAGTACATCTAAATGTTCATTCCCAACGCCTGCAATACCGAAAATCATCATGGCCATTTTCTCTTCAGATTCACCGGGTGCAAAGTTTACCCCTTGAGGTACTTGTGCAATCGTAATGCTAGTTGCTTTAACAAATTCTTTTCCTTCGTCTGTTCCGTGTGGAATCGCCACAAAGTTCCCCATATGAGTTGTAACAACTTGTTCACGTGCCAACATTGAGTCGATATAACTTTCCTCAACTGAACCATCTTCAACTAATAGTTTTCCAACCGCTTTTATCGCGTCTTCTTTAGTTGAAAACGACTGATTTAATAATATATTTTTCGTTTTTAACTCCATGTTTATCTCTCCTTTAGTGTAAATGTTGCACTTCTCTAACAAAAAGTGAACTGATTAACTGGTATACCTCTTCTTCTGTACCCTGTTCATAAATAACTGTATTGATATCACTTTCAATAATAGATGAACTGATCAGCCCTAATAATTGTTGTTGATAGGCGCTCATCTTCTCCGGTGCAATCATTAATAGCATCCGTTTCAATTGAATTTCTTGACCATCCATCCCTATTAATGCGAAAGGCTGATCTAATTCATAAATACTAAAATAAGGCTGCTTGACCCACTGATTCGAACTATGGAACAACGCAACACTCGACTTGGGAATCCCAATCGGTGCTTTTAAATAGCGCTCATTCACCTCGCGGCATACACGGTTAGCATCTAAAATTATATTTTTATCAAGTGAGTTAATAATAAGTTCTAATGTTAATTCAACCGTTTCTTGTGATTCAATATGTAACACACTGATTTGATCTAATATTAATTTGGCGTCTTGTAAATAATCATACAACTGGTTGAACTCCACGTCTGTTTGGACCGCAACTTGCATATATTTAGACTCACTTTGTCGACTAATTGCTTGAATATCTTTTCGAATGCCTTCAATTTCTTTATCGGTTAAAAGCGGTGATATCACACGATAATCGCGTTCCATCCCAGATAAATAAATTGTTGATAAGATTAATTGATAATTAGAAAATTCAACATGTTGTAACCTAGATAATTGAATCACTGTCACAGAATTAATTTCGGGTAAGTAGCGTTTCAACCGACTTTCTAAAATCTTACCAGTCCCCACACCGCTTGAAGAAACGACAATCGCATTTACTTCACGCTGGATACTCGGATGTCTTTCAAGACTTGTCGCAAAGTGTATCACAATATAAGCTTTTTCATCATTGGTCAGCGTATGTCCATCGAACACTTCATCCCAAGCCATATCTAAAGCGACGGCTAAGTTTGGATATTCTTCATTGATACGTTTTAATACGGGAGTATCTAGTTTGTAATCCAGCAAAACTGGGCGCTTTAAAGTTGCCTGAATATGAGCAACTAAATCATAAAATAAACTATCATCATATCGGAAATCATTCCCAGTGTGCTCTGTAACAACTCTTATGAGCTCTTTGACTTGATAAGTCAACTGCGAGTCAAAGGTTTCAAAAAAGATACTTTGACTTGTCTTATAATTCAACCCCTCAAGTTGCAAAGCAATAAAGTGTCGTTCATCCAAATCAATCGCAAGTGCGATTTTTGATGATATATAACCTAAAATCTCATGCGCTAAATAGATAATCTCTTGGGAGATAGCTTTAGCTGGAATAGGTTCGTTGATTAAATGCCCCGCTTGAATCCGATCAATCGTCATCGCAATCATGATAATCACATGTTGTAATTGATTATCTGTCACCTTACTAAATTGGTGGCTTGAATCATGATTAATTGACTCATTCGCATAATATAATGAGTCTGGTGAGAGTATTGATAGAAAATAATCATTAAATTTACTATCTCGGTCTTCTTTTAAACTGTTTAGATATTTAAAAAAATCATAATCTTCAACACTTCCATAAATAAGTCGACTGGCTATCTCACGACGCTTGCGCTCGGTCGCTAAAACGGTTATACCTTGGAACTTTATTCGGTCAATGTATACATCAAATCGCTCAAGTTCTTCTTCAACATCGGCTAAGTCACTTTGAATCGTGCTTTGACTAACCATTAATTCATCTGCCAAAGCTTCCATTGTCAACTCTTGGCTCAATAAAAGTCTTAATGATACAGCCCGTTGACGTTCTTGAATCGACATCTCGCTTGGATGTTTGTCTTCAACTTGAAGCCTCAGTGAATGAATATTGTCTTGTTCGCCTTCTAATTGATAACCGATTCCCCTCTGATTAATAATAGAAACGTTAGAATGGGCTAAAGTTTCTTCCAGAGTCGATAATTCACGATACACAGTCCGACGGCTTACATCTAGTAAGTCCGTCAATTCCCTTACCTTTACACCGCTTGGTGCATCCAGCAAAATTGACAATATGTGTCTTTCTCGATCTGTTAAGAACATTTCACCCCTCCTAACGTTAGTGTTTTTTAATTAAAATATTCAATTAACTGGTTGTAATGACTCTCATCTAATAGTTTATCATAAGACTCAACCATGACGTTAGCATATTGCTGACGAACTTTCTCTCCAACTTCCGGTGTTGCGATTACAAGTATTGACGCATCATTCGTTAATGCTGTAATATCTTTCGCTTCAACTGGAATTGTGATTCCTTTTTTCGTGAAGTGATTACGTAATTGTGACGCTGCCATTGTACTCGCTCCAACTTTACCGTCGTAAGCGACAACAAC contains the following coding sequences:
- a CDS encoding BglG family transcription antiterminator, with the translated sequence MFLTDRERHILSILLDAPSGVKVRELTDLLDVSRRTVYRELSTLEETLAHSNVSIINQRGIGYQLEGEQDNIHSLRLQVEDKHPSEMSIQERQRAVSLRLLLSQELTMEALADELMVSQSTIQSDLADVEEELERFDVYIDRIKFQGITVLATERKRREIASRLIYGSVEDYDFFKYLNSLKEDRDSKFNDYFLSILSPDSLYYANESINHDSSHQFSKVTDNQLQHVIIMIAMTIDRIQAGHLINEPIPAKAISQEIIYLAHEILGYISSKIALAIDLDERHFIALQLEGLNYKTSQSIFFETFDSQLTYQVKELIRVVTEHTGNDFRYDDSLFYDLVAHIQATLKRPVLLDYKLDTPVLKRINEEYPNLAVALDMAWDEVFDGHTLTNDEKAYIVIHFATSLERHPSIQREVNAIVVSSSGVGTGKILESRLKRYLPEINSVTVIQLSRLQHVEFSNYQLILSTIYLSGMERDYRVISPLLTDKEIEGIRKDIQAISRQSESKYMQVAVQTDVEFNQLYDYLQDAKLILDQISVLHIESQETVELTLELIINSLDKNIILDANRVCREVNERYLKAPIGIPKSSVALFHSSNQWVKQPYFSIYELDQPFALIGMDGQEIQLKRMLLMIAPEKMSAYQQQLLGLISSSIIESDINTVIYEQGTEEEVYQLISSLFVREVQHLH
- a CDS encoding PTS sugar transporter subunit IIA is translated as MELKTKNILLNQSFSTKEDAIKAVGKLLVEDGSVEESYIDSMLAREQVVTTHMGNFVAIPHGTDEGKEFVKATSITIAQVPQGVNFAPGESEEKMAMMIFGIAGVGNEHLDVLSKIAVFCSDVENVVRLANANTAEEIIAMFEEEEV